One segment of Manihot esculenta cultivar AM560-2 chromosome 4, M.esculenta_v8, whole genome shotgun sequence DNA contains the following:
- the LOC110612950 gene encoding D-ribulose kinase isoform X1 produces the protein MAASLHHLTFFFPLLRPPSPKPGNHSSRKSVSGTELHGATSKPNPRAIMAFASGKDTQEVVLQPGERLYLGMDFGTSGARYALIDKQGTIHSEGKREYPFYMSGETIDWVQSWKTTIFSLLEDVPVHFRPLVASISIDGTSATTIIVDSNTGEPLWRPFLYNESCPDALPMVKSIAPVNHTVCSGSSTLCKLVSWWNTEDSKKESALLLHQADWLLWLLHGKLGVSDYNNALKVGYDPEVDSYPPWLLAQPYSHLLPSVTAPGTSIGCLKENIRTQFGFSEDCVVCTGTTDSIAAFLAARATQPGKAVTSLGSTLAIKLLSTRRIEDARFGVYSHRLDDKWLVGGASNTGGAVLRELFTDEQLDKLSEQINPMEASPLDYYPLTAAGERFPVADPNLAPRKSTKDRAQCLLHPRPESDVEYLHGILESIARIEAKAYSLLKDMGATEVEEVFTAGGGAKNDKWIKIRERVLGLPVSRAMQTEAAYGAALLALKGAQQSLN, from the exons ATGGCTGCCTCACTTCACCACCTTACATTCTTCTTCCCTCTTCTCCGTCCACCGTCTCCAAAACCCG GGAATCACAGTTCGAGAAAGTCTGTTTCAGGAACCGAGCTACATGGCGCCACAAGTAAACCAAACCCACGAGCTATAATGGCTTTTGCTAGCGGTAAAGATACCCAAGAAGTTGTTCTTCAACCTGGAGAGCGGCTTTATCTAGGAATGGACTTTGGAACCTCCGGTGCTAGATACGCTCTTATTGACAAACAAGGGACTATTCATTCTGAAGGAAAAAGAGAATACCCGTTCTATATG AGTGGAGAAACAATTGATTGGGTTCAATCTTGGAAGACAACAATTTTCTCACTTCTAGAGGACGTTCCAGTTCATTTCCGACCACTTGTTGCTTCTATTTCTATTGATGGTACTTCTGCCACTACTATCATTGTAGACAG CAATACAGGAGAACCATTATGGAGACCTTTCCTCTACAATGAGAGTTGTCCTGATGCATTGCCAATGGTAAAATCCATTGCTCCTGTAAACCATACAGTCTGCTCCGGATCGTCTACCCTGTGCAAGCTTGTTTCATGGTGGAATACTGAGGATTCGAAGAAAGAATCAGCACTATTATTGCACCAGGCAGATTGGCTTTTGTGGCTTCTTCATGGAAAACTTGGAGTGTCTGATTACAATAATGCTCTAAAG GTTGGCTATGATCCAGAAGTGGATTCTTATCCACCATGGCTGCTGGCTCAGCCATATTCACATCTTTTACCTTCTGTTACAGCTCCGGGAACTTCAATTGGTTGTTTAAAAGAGAATATTAGAACCCAATTTG GATTTTCAGAAGATTGTGTTGTATGCACAGGAACAACTGATAGCATAGCCGCTTTTCTTGCAGCACGTGCAACACAACCTGGGAAAGCT GTCACTTCTTTGGGTTCTACACTTGCTATTAAGCTACTGAGCACAAGGAGGATTGAGGATGCAAGATTTGGAGTGTATAGTCATCGGCTTGACGATAAGTGGCTTGTTGGAGGTGCTTCAAATACAGGTGGAGCTGTTCTCAGAGAACTTTTTACAGACGAGCAATTGGATAAATTGAGTGAACAGATAAATCCCATGGAAGCTTCTCCTCTTGACTACTATCCTCTAACAGCAGCTGGTGAGAGATTTCCTGTGGCAGATCCAAATCTGGCCCCCAG GAAATCCACCAAGGATAGAGCACAATGCTT GTTACATCCACGCCCAGAAAGTGATGTTGAGTACTTGCATGGTATTTTAGAATCCATTGCACGTATAGAG GCAAAGGCTTATAGCTTATTGAAGGATATGGGAGCAACAGAAGTTGAAGAAGTTTTTACAGCAGGAGGTGGTGCAAAAAATGATAAATGGATAAAGATACGAGAGAGGGTACTCGGCTTGCCTGTGAGTCGAGCAATGCAAACAGAGGCTGCCTATGGAGCTGCATTATTGGCATTGAAGGGTGCCCAACAGAGTTTGAATTAG
- the LOC110612950 gene encoding D-ribulose kinase isoform X2, whose translation MAASLHHLTFFFPLLRPPSPKPGNHSSRKSVSGTELHGATSKPNPRAIMAFASGKDTQEVVLQPGERLYLGMDFGTSGARYALIDKQGTIHSEGKREYPFYMSGETIDWVQSWKTTIFSLLEDVPVHFRPLVASISIDGTSATTIIVDSNTGEPLWRPFLYNESCPDALPMVKSIAPVNHTVCSGSSTLCKLVSWWNTEDSKKESALLLHQADWLLWLLHGKLGVSDYNNALKVGYDPEVDSYPPWLLAQPYSHLLPSVTAPGTSIGCLKENIRTQFGFSEDCVVCTGTTDSIAAFLAARATQPGKAVTSLGSTLAIKLLSTRRIEDARFGVYSHRLDDKWLVGGASNTGGAVLRELFTDEQLDKLSEQINPMEASPLDYYPLTAAGERFPVADPNLAPRLHPRPESDVEYLHGILESIARIEAKAYSLLKDMGATEVEEVFTAGGGAKNDKWIKIRERVLGLPVSRAMQTEAAYGAALLALKGAQQSLN comes from the exons ATGGCTGCCTCACTTCACCACCTTACATTCTTCTTCCCTCTTCTCCGTCCACCGTCTCCAAAACCCG GGAATCACAGTTCGAGAAAGTCTGTTTCAGGAACCGAGCTACATGGCGCCACAAGTAAACCAAACCCACGAGCTATAATGGCTTTTGCTAGCGGTAAAGATACCCAAGAAGTTGTTCTTCAACCTGGAGAGCGGCTTTATCTAGGAATGGACTTTGGAACCTCCGGTGCTAGATACGCTCTTATTGACAAACAAGGGACTATTCATTCTGAAGGAAAAAGAGAATACCCGTTCTATATG AGTGGAGAAACAATTGATTGGGTTCAATCTTGGAAGACAACAATTTTCTCACTTCTAGAGGACGTTCCAGTTCATTTCCGACCACTTGTTGCTTCTATTTCTATTGATGGTACTTCTGCCACTACTATCATTGTAGACAG CAATACAGGAGAACCATTATGGAGACCTTTCCTCTACAATGAGAGTTGTCCTGATGCATTGCCAATGGTAAAATCCATTGCTCCTGTAAACCATACAGTCTGCTCCGGATCGTCTACCCTGTGCAAGCTTGTTTCATGGTGGAATACTGAGGATTCGAAGAAAGAATCAGCACTATTATTGCACCAGGCAGATTGGCTTTTGTGGCTTCTTCATGGAAAACTTGGAGTGTCTGATTACAATAATGCTCTAAAG GTTGGCTATGATCCAGAAGTGGATTCTTATCCACCATGGCTGCTGGCTCAGCCATATTCACATCTTTTACCTTCTGTTACAGCTCCGGGAACTTCAATTGGTTGTTTAAAAGAGAATATTAGAACCCAATTTG GATTTTCAGAAGATTGTGTTGTATGCACAGGAACAACTGATAGCATAGCCGCTTTTCTTGCAGCACGTGCAACACAACCTGGGAAAGCT GTCACTTCTTTGGGTTCTACACTTGCTATTAAGCTACTGAGCACAAGGAGGATTGAGGATGCAAGATTTGGAGTGTATAGTCATCGGCTTGACGATAAGTGGCTTGTTGGAGGTGCTTCAAATACAGGTGGAGCTGTTCTCAGAGAACTTTTTACAGACGAGCAATTGGATAAATTGAGTGAACAGATAAATCCCATGGAAGCTTCTCCTCTTGACTACTATCCTCTAACAGCAGCTGGTGAGAGATTTCCTGTGGCAGATCCAAATCTGGCCCCCAG GTTACATCCACGCCCAGAAAGTGATGTTGAGTACTTGCATGGTATTTTAGAATCCATTGCACGTATAGAG GCAAAGGCTTATAGCTTATTGAAGGATATGGGAGCAACAGAAGTTGAAGAAGTTTTTACAGCAGGAGGTGGTGCAAAAAATGATAAATGGATAAAGATACGAGAGAGGGTACTCGGCTTGCCTGTGAGTCGAGCAATGCAAACAGAGGCTGCCTATGGAGCTGCATTATTGGCATTGAAGGGTGCCCAACAGAGTTTGAATTAG
- the LOC110612950 gene encoding D-ribulose kinase isoform X3, with protein MAASLHHLTFFFPLLRPPSPKPGTELHGATSKPNPRAIMAFASGKDTQEVVLQPGERLYLGMDFGTSGARYALIDKQGTIHSEGKREYPFYMSGETIDWVQSWKTTIFSLLEDVPVHFRPLVASISIDGTSATTIIVDSNTGEPLWRPFLYNESCPDALPMVKSIAPVNHTVCSGSSTLCKLVSWWNTEDSKKESALLLHQADWLLWLLHGKLGVSDYNNALKVGYDPEVDSYPPWLLAQPYSHLLPSVTAPGTSIGCLKENIRTQFGFSEDCVVCTGTTDSIAAFLAARATQPGKAVTSLGSTLAIKLLSTRRIEDARFGVYSHRLDDKWLVGGASNTGGAVLRELFTDEQLDKLSEQINPMEASPLDYYPLTAAGERFPVADPNLAPRKSTKDRAQCLLHPRPESDVEYLHGILESIARIEAKAYSLLKDMGATEVEEVFTAGGGAKNDKWIKIRERVLGLPVSRAMQTEAAYGAALLALKGAQQSLN; from the exons ATGGCTGCCTCACTTCACCACCTTACATTCTTCTTCCCTCTTCTCCGTCCACCGTCTCCAAAACCCG GAACCGAGCTACATGGCGCCACAAGTAAACCAAACCCACGAGCTATAATGGCTTTTGCTAGCGGTAAAGATACCCAAGAAGTTGTTCTTCAACCTGGAGAGCGGCTTTATCTAGGAATGGACTTTGGAACCTCCGGTGCTAGATACGCTCTTATTGACAAACAAGGGACTATTCATTCTGAAGGAAAAAGAGAATACCCGTTCTATATG AGTGGAGAAACAATTGATTGGGTTCAATCTTGGAAGACAACAATTTTCTCACTTCTAGAGGACGTTCCAGTTCATTTCCGACCACTTGTTGCTTCTATTTCTATTGATGGTACTTCTGCCACTACTATCATTGTAGACAG CAATACAGGAGAACCATTATGGAGACCTTTCCTCTACAATGAGAGTTGTCCTGATGCATTGCCAATGGTAAAATCCATTGCTCCTGTAAACCATACAGTCTGCTCCGGATCGTCTACCCTGTGCAAGCTTGTTTCATGGTGGAATACTGAGGATTCGAAGAAAGAATCAGCACTATTATTGCACCAGGCAGATTGGCTTTTGTGGCTTCTTCATGGAAAACTTGGAGTGTCTGATTACAATAATGCTCTAAAG GTTGGCTATGATCCAGAAGTGGATTCTTATCCACCATGGCTGCTGGCTCAGCCATATTCACATCTTTTACCTTCTGTTACAGCTCCGGGAACTTCAATTGGTTGTTTAAAAGAGAATATTAGAACCCAATTTG GATTTTCAGAAGATTGTGTTGTATGCACAGGAACAACTGATAGCATAGCCGCTTTTCTTGCAGCACGTGCAACACAACCTGGGAAAGCT GTCACTTCTTTGGGTTCTACACTTGCTATTAAGCTACTGAGCACAAGGAGGATTGAGGATGCAAGATTTGGAGTGTATAGTCATCGGCTTGACGATAAGTGGCTTGTTGGAGGTGCTTCAAATACAGGTGGAGCTGTTCTCAGAGAACTTTTTACAGACGAGCAATTGGATAAATTGAGTGAACAGATAAATCCCATGGAAGCTTCTCCTCTTGACTACTATCCTCTAACAGCAGCTGGTGAGAGATTTCCTGTGGCAGATCCAAATCTGGCCCCCAG GAAATCCACCAAGGATAGAGCACAATGCTT GTTACATCCACGCCCAGAAAGTGATGTTGAGTACTTGCATGGTATTTTAGAATCCATTGCACGTATAGAG GCAAAGGCTTATAGCTTATTGAAGGATATGGGAGCAACAGAAGTTGAAGAAGTTTTTACAGCAGGAGGTGGTGCAAAAAATGATAAATGGATAAAGATACGAGAGAGGGTACTCGGCTTGCCTGTGAGTCGAGCAATGCAAACAGAGGCTGCCTATGGAGCTGCATTATTGGCATTGAAGGGTGCCCAACAGAGTTTGAATTAG